One segment of Salvia hispanica cultivar TCC Black 2014 unplaced genomic scaffold, UniMelb_Shisp_WGS_1.0 HiC_scaffold_167, whole genome shotgun sequence DNA contains the following:
- the LOC125198547 gene encoding tyrosine--tRNA ligase 1, cytoplasmic-like, which produces MENEGSSNNGSEVPPSQPLESLSISPQPQLSLKERFDLIRSIGEECIQEDELERLLAKKPQIVCYDGFEPSGRMHIAQGVMKAINVNKLTSAGCSVKIWIADWFAQLNNKMGGDLKKIQVIGQYLIEIWKAVGMNLEGGQVEFLWSSEEINSRAHEYWPLVMDIARRNKLPRILRCCQIMGRSEQDELSAAQIFYPCMQCADIFFLKADICQLGMDQRKVNMLAREYCDDIKRKNKPIILSHHMLPGLQEGQEKMSKSDPSSSIFMEDEEAEVNLKIKKAFCPPKVVEKNPCLEYIKYIVIPWFNEFTVERKPENGGDKTYKSFEDLVGDYESGELHPGDLKPALAKSLNRILQPVRDHFINDPKAKDLLKRVKGYKVTR; this is translated from the exons ATGGAGAACGAAGGAAGCAGCAACAATGGCAGTGAAGTCCCTCCGTCTCAGCCGCTAGAGTCTCTTTCCATTTCTCCTCAACCGCA GCTGAGCTTGAAGGAGAGGTTCGATTTAATAAGGAGCATCGGTGAGGAGTGCATACAGGAGGATGAATTGGAGAGATTGTTGGCGAAGAAGCCTCAGATTGTCTGCTATGATGGATTTGAACCTTCTGGAAGGATGCATATTGCTCAG GGAGTTATGAAGGCAATCAATGTCAACAAACTGACTTCTGCTGGATGCAGTGTGAAGATATGGATTGCAGATTGGTTCGCACAGCTGAATAACAAAATGGGTGGtgacttaaaaaaaattcaagtgaTTGGGCAATACCTAATTGAGATTTGGAAAGCTGTAGGAATGAACCTCGAAGGAGGTCAGGTAGAATTTCTATGGTCTTCTGAGGAGATCAACTCCCGGGCTCACGAGTACTGGCCCCTTGTAATGGACATAGCTAGAAGAAACAAGCTTCCTAGGATTTTGAG GTGCTGTCAAATTATGGGCCGGTCAGAGCAAGATGAATTGTCAGCAGCCCAGATATTCTATCCATGCATGCAATGCGCCGATATATTCTTTCTTAAg GCTGACATCTGCCAATTGGGTATGGACCAGCGCAAAGTGAATATGTTGGCTAGGGAATATTGTGATgacatcaaaagaaaaaacaagcCTATTATACTGTCTCATC ATATGCTCCCTGGTCTGCAGGAAGGACAGGAGAAGATGTCAAAGAGTGATCCATCTTCTTCTATCTTCATGGAGGATGAAGAG GCTGAGGTGAACTTGAAGATAAAGAAAGCCTTCTGCCCCCCAAAAGTGGTGGAAAAGAACCCATGCCTAGAGTACATCAAATACATTGTTATCCCATGGTTCAATGAGTTCACAGTTGAGCGAAAACCAGAGAACGGGGGTGATAA GACTTACAAGAGTTTTGAAGATTTAGTTGGTGACTACGAAAGTGGAGAGCTTCATCCTGGAGATCTCAAACCTGCTCTTGCTAAATCACTAAACCGGATACTGCAG
- the LOC125198579 gene encoding gibberellin 2-beta-dioxygenase 1-like: MVVHSKPAIEQLSNANTCAALLPGIPLIDLSKPDPKSHLVRACQDFGFFKVTNHGVPAPLIRALESEALRFFSLPHSVKSQAGPPDPFGYGDKKIGPNGDVGWLEYLLLTTNSHSDYHKFSSIFGHAADNFRCLVNEYIAAVKKMACEILEMLAEGLRIDDREAFSKLLMDEQSDSVFRVNHYPPCPDFPESNGRNLIGFGEHTDPQIISVLRSNNISGLQISLKDGRWIPVPADQSSFFINVGDSLQVMTNGRFKSVKHRVVANGSKSRLSMIYFGGPPLSKTIAPLASLMQDEEDSLYKEFTWFEYKKSAYKSKLADNRLGLFEKIAAS, translated from the exons ATGGTAGTCCATTCCAAACCCGCAATCGAACAGCTATCCAATGCCAACACCTGCGCCGCATTGCTCCCCGGCATCCCCCTCATCGACCTCTCCAAACCCGACCCCAAATCCCACCTCGTCCGCGCCTGCCAGGACTTCGGCTTCTTCAAAGTCACCAACCACGGCGTCCCCGCCCCCCTCATCCGCGCCCTCGAGTCCGAAGCCCTCCGCTTCTTCTCCCTCCCCCACTCCGTCAAGTCCCAGGCCGGCCCCCCCGACCCCTTCGGCTACGGCGACAAAAAAATCGGCCCCAACGGCGACGTCGGCTGGCTCGAATACCTCCTCCTCACCACCAACTCCCACTCCGATTACCACAAATTCTCCTCCATCTTCGGCCACGCCGCCGACAATTTCcg GTGTCTGGTGAACGAGTACATCGCGGCGGTGAAGAAGATGGCGTGCGAGATTCTGGAAATGCTGGCGGAGGGGCTGAGGATTGACGACAGAGAAGCCTTCAGCAAGCTGCTGATGGATGAGCAGAGCGACTCTGTTTTTCGGGTTAATCACTACCCTCCGTGCCCGGACTTCCCCGAATCCAACGGTCGTAATCTGATTGGATTCGGGGAGCATACGGACCCGCAGATCATCTCCGTTTTGCGATCGAACAACATCTCCGGCCTGCAAATCTCGCTCAAGGACGGCCGGTGGATTCCGGTGCCGGCCGACCAGAGCTCCTTCTTCATTAATGTGGGCGACTCATTGCAG GTGATGACTAACGGGAGATTTAAGAGCGTAAAGCACAGAGTGGTGGCCAACGGTTCAAAATCGAGGCTATCAATGATTTATTTCGGAGGACCACCATTGAGTAAAACGATTGCTCCATTAGCATCACTGATGCAGGATGAAGAAGACAGCTTGTATAAGGAATTTACATGGTTTGAATACAAGAAATCAGCTTATAAGTCCAAATTGGCCGATAATAGGTTAGGCCTCTTTGAGAAGATTGCAGCCTCATAA